A genomic window from Blastococcus saxobsidens DD2 includes:
- the tatC gene encoding twin-arginine translocase subunit TatC: protein MSEATRGARRRRRPPRDAEAAMTLIAHLTELRNRIAKALLALVVVTAVCFWWYEHGLGEFIRAPYCGLPEDLRFTNGDRSECGLLITNVLGGVFIRLKVAFLAGAVLSSPFWLYQLWAFVTPGLKKNEKRYGIAFVAVSSTLFGLGAALAYISLSAGLELLLGLAGSGTVIALTAQDYIGFAISLLIAFGVSFEVPLIAVALNLVGVLSYDVLRRSRRWIFFLTIVFAAFVTPTQDPFTMLVMAGPMIVLFELAIQVARFVDRRRARRDALAHFHDLGDDEASPLDTRPSPLDAPVDSSPSPRG from the coding sequence CACCTCACCGAGCTGCGCAACCGGATCGCCAAGGCCCTGCTCGCGCTGGTGGTGGTCACGGCGGTCTGTTTCTGGTGGTACGAGCACGGCCTCGGCGAGTTCATCCGCGCCCCGTACTGCGGGCTGCCGGAGGACCTCCGGTTCACCAACGGCGACCGGTCCGAGTGCGGGCTGCTCATCACCAACGTCCTGGGCGGGGTCTTCATCCGGCTCAAGGTCGCGTTCCTCGCCGGGGCGGTGCTCTCCTCCCCGTTCTGGCTCTACCAGCTGTGGGCGTTCGTGACCCCGGGGCTGAAGAAGAACGAGAAGCGCTACGGCATCGCCTTCGTGGCGGTCTCCTCGACGCTGTTCGGCCTGGGCGCGGCGCTGGCCTACATCTCGCTGTCCGCCGGCCTCGAACTGCTGCTCGGTCTGGCCGGCAGCGGCACGGTCATCGCGCTGACCGCGCAGGACTACATCGGCTTCGCGATCTCCCTGCTGATCGCGTTCGGGGTCAGCTTCGAGGTGCCGCTGATCGCCGTCGCGCTCAACCTGGTCGGCGTCCTGAGCTACGACGTGCTGCGGAGGAGCCGCCGGTGGATCTTCTTCCTCACCATCGTCTTCGCCGCCTTCGTCACGCCCACCCAGGACCCGTTCACCATGCTGGTCATGGCCGGGCCGATGATCGTGCTGTTCGAGTTGGCCATCCAGGTGGCCCGGTTCGTCGACCGGCGGCGCGCCCGGCGGGACGCCCTGGCGCACTTCCACGACCTCGGTGACGACGAGGCCTCGCCGCTGGACACCCGCCCCTCGCCCCTCGACGCGCCGGTCGACTCCTCGCCGTCCCCGCGCGGCTGA